In one window of Tripterygium wilfordii isolate XIE 37 chromosome 1, ASM1340144v1, whole genome shotgun sequence DNA:
- the LOC119996077 gene encoding uncharacterized protein LOC119996077 → MDKAWIECSRTSPEYDKGVKDFLNFAVENAKDASIIRCPCYEYFLFESMDYNDGNTVDMVNDAYKNCYGDPKAFRELLEQAQKPLYPGCTKFTKLGTLVKLFNIKGKFGWSDNSFTKMLSFLTELLPENNEIPESMYEAKKTIWKKNDGRVDQYRNGVPAKVLWYFPPIPRFRRMFQSSQTAKDLTWHANARAIDGKLRHPVDSPSWKLVDEKWPTFASEPRNLRLALSADGINPHSSLSNTYSCWPVLLITYNLPPWLCMKRKFMMLSLLISGPQQPGNDIDVYWAPLIEDLQILWDVGVDASDANKKEFFNLRVVLLWTINDFPAYGNLAGCTVKGYNACLYCGVNTSKCRLKHSRKNAYMGHHRWLPSNNEFKCQVKAFDNTIEHDQAPKSLNDYWKYLLVRHQLDVMHIEKNVCESIYGTLLHIPGKTKDGLKSRKDLVEMKIRDKLAPLVKGKRTFLPPASYTLTRDEKTSFCKTLKSIKVPDGYSSNIKNLVSMKDFKLQGLKSHDCHVLMQQLLLVALRCVLSKHANDAIIRFCFFFNSFCATVVDVSILDKLETDIVVTLCLLEKCFPPSFFDIMVHLTVHLVNEVRLCGPVYLHWMYPFER, encoded by the exons ATGGATAAGGCTTGGATTGAATGTAGTAGAACATCACCTGAGTATGATAAAGGGGTCAAAGATTTCTTGAATTTTGCTGTTGAAAATGCCAAGGATGCTAGCATCATTAGATGTCCATGTTATGAAT ATTTTCTGTTTGAGTCTATGGACTACAACGATGGTAACACAGTGGATATGGTGAATGATGCTTACAAAAATTGTTATGGAGATCCTAAGGCATTTAGGGAACTACTAGAACAGGCTCAGAAACCTTTGTACCCAGGATGTACAAAATTCACTAAGTTAGGCACTTTGGTGAAGTTGTTCAATATCAAGGGTAAATTTGGATGGTCTGATAATAGTTTTACCAAAATGTTGAGTTTTCTGACAGAATTGTTGcctgaaaacaatgaaattcCAGAATCCATGTATGAGGCGAAGAAAACAAT ATGGAAGAAAAATGATGGTAGAGTTGACCAATATAGGAATGGTGTACCTGCGAAGGTCTTATGGTACTTCCCACCCATTCCTAGATTTAGGCGTATGTTTCAGTCATCTCAAACTGCAAAGGACTTGACTTGGCATGCAAATGCGAGGGCCATTGATGGTAAGCTCCGACATCCGGTTGATTCACCATCATGGAAGCTAGTTGATGAGAAATGGCCTACATTTGCATCGGAACCTAGAAATCTTCGTCTTGCCCTTTCAGCTGATGGAATCAATCCACATAGCTCTCTTAGTAATACATATAGTTGTTGGCCAGTTCTTCTTATAACATACAATCTTCCGCCATGGTTGTGTATGAAACGGAAATTTATGATGTTGTCCCTATTGATTTCTGGTCCTCAACAACCGGGCAATGACATTGATGTGTACTGGGCTCCTTTGATAGAAGATTTACAAATTTTGTGGGATGTTGGGGTAGATGCTTCTGATGCCAACAAAAAAGAATTCTTTAATTTAAGAGTTGTGTTACTATGGACTATAAATGACTTTCCAGCATATGGGAATTTAGCAGGTTGCACCGTTAAAGGGTACAATGCCTGTCTATATTGTGGTGTAAACACTTCCAAATGCAGACTAAAACatagtagaaaaaatgcatataTGGGTCATCATCGGTGGCTTCCTTCTAATAATGAATTCAAATGCCAAGTGAAAGCCTTTGACAACACAATAGAGCATGACCAAGCTCCGAAATCGTTGAACG ATTATTGGAAGTACTTGCTGGTGCGACATCAATTAGATGTTATGCACATCgaaaaaaatgtgtgtgagAGCATATATGGAACACTGTTGCACATTCCTGGAAAGACCAAAGATGGTCTTAAGTCAAGGAAGGATCTTGTGGAAatgaaaattagggacaaattAGCACCATTAGTAAAAGGTAAGCGTACCTTTCTTCCTCCAGCTTCGTACACATTAACTAGAGATGAAAAGACAAGCTTTTGCAAAACTTTGAAGAGTATCAAGGTTCCTGATGGGTATTCGTCAAACATCAAGAATCTTGTGTCAATGAAAGACTTTAAACTTCAAGGCCTAAAGTCCCATGATTGTCATGTTCTTATGCAACAACTTTTACTCGTTGCACTTCGGTGTGTTTTGTCAAAGCATGCCAATGATGCTATTATCaggttttgtttcttcttcaattccTTTTGTGCAACTGTGGTTGATGTGTCAATATTGGATAAATTGGAGACGGACATCGTAGTGACTTTGTGCTTGTTGGAAAAATGTTTTCCCCCATCTTTTTTCGACATTATGGTTCATCTTACTGTGCACTTAGTCAACGAAGTTAGACTTTGTGGTCCTGTCTATCTTCATTGGATGTATCCTTTTGAGAGATAA
- the LOC119997025 gene encoding protein ECERIFERUM 26-like — translation MTTPPTRKDGDDFLVYNLKLSSVGPSRVTGSDVTHEPNGLDIAMKLHYVMGVYFFGGEAALGVTVTQMKDSMFTWCNDYYVNSGRFWRSGSGRPYMKCNDCGVRFIEAKCDKTVEEWLQMVKDCKFGLNKLLVYHLPIGPDLSFSPSLFIQLTRFKCGGISMGLSWAHVLGDVLSVSDSFNAWAQVLSGIKSNGLFHIPKQPIKPKNSDDPVEPLNLPGSVKRVGPVGDCWVTANNGEMETFSFHISSTHLTHLQSKIWGEPHNINQIPSFESICAIIWHCIANVSEGGVEPNIVTVCKKDPIHTKTGILSNTQIISTIKADFSVAEADLQELATLLVDKIKDEKSQIEEAVERENDGACDYIVYGANLTFLDLEEADLYGIEVNGFKPELVYYTIQGVGDAGMVIVHAGPGDYDGGGGRIATLILLEKQLAKVKYELKKNGVLLETEIE, via the exons ATGACTACTCCTCCAACCAGAAAAGATGGTGATGATTTTTTGGTGTACAACCTCAAGTTATCATCGGTTGGGCCAAGTCGGGTAACCGGGTCGGACGTGACCCACGAACCCAATGGGTTGGACATAGCCATGAAGCTTCACTATGTAATGGGAGTATATTTCTTTGGAGGGGAAGCAGCACTAGGAGTCACAGTGACTCAAATGAAGGACTCCATGTTTACGTGGTGCAATGACTACTATGTCAACAGTGGCAGGTTCTGGCGATCCGGGTCAGGTCGGCCTTACATGAAGTGTAATGACTGTGGTGTGAGGTTTATTGAAGCCAAATGTGACAAGACTGTGGAGGAATGGCTGCAGATGGTCAAGGATTGTAAGTTTGGTTTGAATAAGTTACTTGTTTATCACCTACCCATTGGTCCTGATTTATCATTCTCTCCTTCACTTTTTATACAG CTAACTCGGTTCAAATGTGGAGGGATATCAATGGGCCTGAGCTGGGCCCATGTACTTGGAGATGTATTGTCCGTTTCCGATTCTTTCAACGCGTGGGCCCAAGTCTTGTCCGGCATAAAGTCCAATGGGCTATTCCATATCCCAAAACAGCCCATAAAACCCAAAAACTCTGATGACCCGGTAGAACCTCTCAATTTACCCGGTTCGGTGAAACGGGTCGGCCCAGTTGGAGACTGTTGGGTAACTGCCAATAACGGTGAAATGGAAACATTTTCATTCCACATAAGCTCCACTCACCTCACTCACTTACAATCCAAAATTTGGGGTGAACCCCACAATATAAACCAGATTCCATCATTTGAGTCCATATGTGCCATCATTTGGCATTGCATAGCCAATGTGAGTGAAGGAGGGGTTGAGCCAAATATAGTGACTGTTTGCAAGAAGGATCCAATACATACTAAAACTGGGATTTTGAGTAACACCCAAATTATAAGCACAATTAAGGCTGATTTCTCGGTTGCAGAAGCCGATTTGCAAGAATTGGCGACCTTGCTCGTCGATAAAATCAAGGACGAGAAGAGCCAGATTGAAGAAGCCgttgagagagagaatgatggaGCTTGTGATTATATCGTGTATGGTGCCAATTTGACATTCTTGGACTTGGAAGAAGCTGATTTATATGGTATTGAAGTGAATGGATTTAAACCAGAATTAGTGTACTATACCATACAAGGTGTTGGAGATGCAGGGATGGTTATTGTACATGCCGGGCCGGGAGATTACGACGGTGGGGGAGGAAGGATTGCGACACTAATTTTGCTAGAGAAGCAGCTAGCAAAGGTTAAATATGAGCTGAAGAAGAATGGTGTGTTGCTTGAAACTGAGATTGAgtaa